A genomic region of Leptospira saintgironsiae contains the following coding sequences:
- a CDS encoding TetR/AcrR family transcriptional regulator has protein sequence MKKKDGSPVYPTNGVFRNSRERILEGAAIAFARKGFHGTSLREISRECGLEQPSIYHHFHSKENLFRKALVATHLMILNDIRSRLVKDKGLREEVVSVFRAICDIARQFPDRAKLPFSLVYSAPENLVQEYTNHYGAQYRKLLDAAVDRNPPAKNAELKLSLLVDLLHSLILSISSVRFFEDRVRGLEERIDHILLT, from the coding sequence AGAAGGACGGTAGCCCTGTCTACCCCACAAACGGAGTTTTCAGAAATTCTCGAGAGAGAATTTTAGAAGGCGCTGCGATAGCTTTCGCTCGTAAAGGTTTCCATGGAACTTCTCTAAGAGAGATCAGTAGAGAATGCGGGTTGGAGCAACCTAGTATCTATCATCATTTCCATTCCAAAGAAAACCTATTCAGAAAAGCATTGGTCGCCACTCATTTGATGATATTGAACGATATCCGAAGCAGATTGGTAAAAGACAAAGGTTTAAGAGAAGAAGTTGTCTCAGTATTCAGAGCAATCTGCGATATAGCGAGACAATTTCCTGATCGGGCTAAACTTCCATTCAGCTTGGTATATTCCGCACCCGAAAATCTGGTCCAAGAATACACGAATCATTATGGTGCTCAGTATAGAAAGTTATTGGATGCGGCCGTAGATCGTAACCCTCCAGCCAAAAATGCAGAATTAAAGCTTTCACTTCTCGTGGACCTATTGCATAGTTTGATACTTTCTATCTCCTCAGTTCGCTTTTTCGAGGATAGGGTCAGAGGTTTGGAAGAAAGAATTGATCATATCCTTCTTACTTAA
- the ccrA gene encoding crotonyl-CoA carboxylase/reductase: MSAPEIVPIGQLPPLGVVPKKMHAQVIRPERFGDPIKSIQAEEIDVPEIKPDEVLVAVMAAGINYNNVWAGLGFPVDVIGARNKKGEPEKFHIGGSDASGIVYKVGSEVTNVKVGDEVVLHCGIWDKNDPWIKAGNDPMLAPSELIWAYETNWGSFAQFCKVQDHQCLPKPKHLSWEEAAAYMLVGATAYRMLHHWKPNDVKPGDVVLIWGGAGGLGAMAIQIVKAAGGIPIAVVSSDDKIEFCKNLGAAGVINRNNFKHWGALTSDINKPEVFVEWTKQAREFGKAIWDIAGKGNNPKIVFEHPGETTIPTSVFVCETGGMVVICAGTTGYNATVDLRYLWMRQKRLQGSHFANDENAAGLNQLVIDKKVDPALSHTYKFEETAHAHQLMKENKHPSGNMSILVGADKLGLGRK, from the coding sequence ATGAGCGCACCTGAAATCGTACCAATCGGCCAACTCCCTCCATTAGGAGTGGTCCCTAAGAAAATGCATGCACAGGTTATTAGACCAGAGCGTTTTGGAGACCCGATAAAGTCCATCCAAGCTGAAGAGATCGACGTTCCTGAAATTAAACCTGACGAAGTGCTGGTTGCAGTTATGGCAGCCGGAATTAATTATAATAACGTTTGGGCCGGCCTCGGATTTCCGGTCGATGTAATCGGCGCGAGAAACAAAAAAGGCGAACCTGAAAAATTCCATATCGGTGGTTCTGACGCTTCGGGGATCGTATATAAAGTAGGTTCCGAAGTTACGAACGTAAAGGTAGGAGACGAAGTAGTCCTACACTGCGGGATCTGGGACAAAAATGATCCTTGGATTAAAGCAGGGAATGATCCTATGCTTGCTCCTTCCGAATTGATTTGGGCTTATGAAACGAACTGGGGATCCTTTGCACAATTCTGTAAAGTCCAAGACCACCAATGTCTCCCTAAACCAAAACATCTTTCTTGGGAAGAAGCAGCTGCTTATATGCTCGTTGGAGCAACTGCATATAGAATGCTTCACCACTGGAAACCGAATGATGTAAAACCAGGGGACGTAGTTCTTATCTGGGGAGGAGCAGGTGGATTAGGAGCTATGGCGATCCAGATCGTAAAAGCTGCTGGTGGAATTCCAATCGCAGTAGTTTCTTCCGATGATAAGATCGAGTTCTGTAAGAATCTTGGCGCTGCCGGAGTGATTAACAGAAACAATTTCAAACATTGGGGTGCTCTCACTTCTGATATCAATAAGCCTGAAGTATTTGTAGAATGGACCAAACAAGCCAGAGAATTCGGAAAAGCTATTTGGGACATCGCAGGAAAAGGAAACAATCCTAAGATCGTATTCGAACATCCAGGTGAAACCACCATCCCTACTTCAGTATTCGTTTGTGAAACTGGAGGAATGGTAGTTATCTGTGCTGGAACCACAGGTTATAATGCAACTGTTGACTTAAGATATCTTTGGATGCGCCAAAAACGTCTCCAAGGTTCTCACTTTGCAAATGACGAGAACGCAGCTGGCTTAAACCAACTTGTGATCGACAAGAAAGTGGATCCTGCTCTCTCTCATACATACAAGTTTGAAGAGACTGCACATGCTCACCAATTGATGAAAGAAAACAAACACCCTTCAGGAAACATGAGTATCTTAGTCGGAGCGGACAAGCTCGGATTAGGTAGAAAGTAA
- a CDS encoding zinc-dependent alcohol dehydrogenase family protein — MKAVQLSSFGKENLSLIDLPDPGKPSPGEVLVRFRAASLNFRDYLVVQGKYNPNFPVPMVPCSDGSGEIVEIGENVSGIKVGDKINATFAPYWLSGPANKKELRTTLGGPLDGTLRQYAILPATGVVPMPSHLSFEEAATLPCAGLTAWSSFFVENKLKKGESVVIQGTGGVSLFALQFAKAIGATVYLTSSSDEKLERGKSLGADHLINYKNITAWGEKIRELTGGEGADHIVEVGGAGTLEQSIKAVKLFGTIHLIGILAGAIKDLNLLPLVMNQIKVQGIVVGHREGFLAMNKAIEEWKLKPVVDKVYELSEFKDALEYLKDGKHFGKIVVRIP, encoded by the coding sequence ATGAAAGCTGTACAACTTTCCTCTTTCGGAAAAGAAAATCTCTCCTTAATCGATTTACCAGACCCAGGCAAGCCAAGCCCGGGAGAAGTTTTAGTCCGTTTTAGGGCGGCTTCCTTAAATTTCAGGGATTATCTTGTTGTCCAAGGAAAGTACAATCCTAATTTCCCAGTTCCAATGGTTCCTTGCAGCGATGGCTCAGGAGAAATTGTAGAAATAGGAGAGAATGTCTCAGGTATAAAAGTCGGAGACAAGATCAACGCAACCTTTGCACCTTATTGGTTGTCAGGACCCGCAAACAAAAAAGAACTCAGAACTACATTAGGTGGTCCTTTAGATGGAACACTAAGACAATACGCAATTCTTCCTGCGACAGGTGTGGTTCCAATGCCTTCTCATCTTAGCTTTGAAGAAGCAGCCACACTTCCTTGTGCGGGACTTACTGCTTGGTCGTCCTTCTTTGTGGAAAACAAACTCAAAAAAGGAGAATCTGTAGTTATACAAGGAACCGGTGGAGTCTCCCTATTCGCATTACAATTTGCTAAAGCTATTGGAGCTACTGTTTATTTAACTTCTTCTTCAGATGAAAAACTGGAAAGAGGAAAGTCCTTAGGCGCAGATCACCTAATCAATTATAAAAATATTACCGCTTGGGGAGAAAAGATCAGAGAGCTCACAGGCGGAGAAGGCGCGGACCACATCGTAGAAGTGGGAGGAGCCGGAACATTAGAACAATCCATTAAGGCAGTAAAACTTTTCGGCACAATCCATTTGATCGGGATCTTAGCTGGCGCCATCAAAGATTTGAATCTTCTTCCGTTAGTTATGAACCAAATCAAAGTCCAAGGGATTGTGGTGGGTCATAGAGAAGGTTTCCTTGCTATGAACAAGGCTATAGAAGAATGGAAACTCAAACCTGTAGTAGATAAAGTCTACGAACTTTCCGAATTCAAAGATGCATTAGAGTATCTGAAAGACGGAAAACATTTCGGAAAGATCGTAGTTAGAATTCCTTAA